Proteins encoded in a region of the Salvia miltiorrhiza cultivar Shanhuang (shh) unplaced genomic scaffold, IMPLAD_Smil_shh fragScaff_scaffold_177:::fragment_3, whole genome shotgun sequence genome:
- the LOC131002735 gene encoding mitochondrial inner membrane protease ATP23-like produces MGDDPLSSGGGGSSSASAGMTLGECQDLIQKSFTNPMVKFLMENLEKSGCGIGSNFIKAENCKENAAGGFARGIGIVICSNHLQFQDEVDQTVIHELIHAYDDCRAANLDWTNCAHQACSEIRANHLSGDCHFKRELLRGHLKIKRHEQECVKRRAIMSVTANPCCSEVAAKDAIESVWSTCYNDTTPFTRPP; encoded by the coding sequence ATGGGAGACGATCCGCTATCATCTGGTGGTGGGGGGTCCTCCTCGGCCTCTGCCGGAATGACGTTGGGGGAATGCCAGGATTTGATCCAGAAAAGTTTCACAAATCCAATGGTGAAATTTCTGATGGAGAATTTGGAGAAATCTGGATGCGGCATCGGAAGCAATTTCATAAAGGCGGAAAATTGCAAAGAAAATGCTGCTGGTGGATTCGCCAGAGGAATAGGTATAGTAATATGCAGTAATCATTTGCAATTTCAAGATGAGGTGGATCAAACAGTGATTCACGAGCTCATTCATGCATACGATGACTGTCGTGCTGCTAATCTCGACTGGACTAATTGCGCTCATCAAGCCTGCAGTGAGATTCGAGCAAATCATCTTAGTGGTGATTGTCATTTTAAACGAGAGCTTCTCCGTGGCCATCTAAAGATAAAGAGGCATGAGCAAGAATGTGTGAAGCGAAGAGCAATCATGTCTGTAACTGCAAATCCATGTTGCTCGGAAGTAGCAGCAAAGGACGCGATTGAATCTGTTTGGAGTACTTGTTATAATGATACAACACCCTTCACTAGGCCTCCTTGA